From the genome of Globicephala melas chromosome 16, mGloMel1.2, whole genome shotgun sequence, one region includes:
- the LOC115847945 gene encoding LOW QUALITY PROTEIN: talanin (The sequence of the model RefSeq protein was modified relative to this genomic sequence to represent the inferred CDS: deleted 1 base in 1 codon) has product MATVNLVTEKPGCWNIDRNQADINPCSHGAKLQLEEINNGKGRGSRPGFASTKANHFKKLLMEESPLWKGHLPSHHLHPVERKTQAWCWQSGSSSELKPPNQHPPPPPPATAPLPPPLPTGSNHDMVLRALAEVCCGLSELITAPSYAGVSIQGHFWFLLSSRLRTRSIQV; this is encoded by the exons CCTGGATGCTGGAATATAGACAGGAATCAAGCAGACATAAAtccttgctctcatggagctaAGCTTCAGCTAGAGGAGATAAAcaatgggaaggggagagggagcaggCCT GGCTTTGCCTCCACAAAGGCAAACCATTTTAAGAAGCTGCTGATGGAAGAGTCTCCCCTTTGGAAAGGCCATCTTCCCTCCCATCATCTCCATCCCGTAGAGAGGAAAACCCAGGCTTGGTGTTGGCAGTCAGGCAGTTCATCAGAACTGAAACCACCTAACCAGCatccaccgccccccccccccgccaccgcccCTCTCCCGCCCCCCTTGCCGACTGGAAGCAACCATGAC ATGGTGCTCAGAGCCCTTGCAGAGGTGTGCTGTGGTCTCTCTGAGCTCATCACGGCACCTTCCTATGCAGGAGTTTCAATTCAAGGTCATTTTTGGTTCCTTTTAAGTAGCAGACTCAGAACCAGATCTATTCAAGTGTAG